The Paraburkholderia dioscoreae DNA window CGAGTCGAGCTTCGTCGCAACGCTGTTCGGAGAGCGCGGTATGCCGCTGCCGGAGCACATCACGCGATGTTCGTCAATGAACCTGTATCTGGAACTGTCGATGCAGATGCCGGCGGTCGCAGTATTCACGTCGCTGGCAACGCCACTGCTATCGCAGCGTGCGCACAAGGGCTTGCTCAAACTGCTGAACCTCACCGAGCCCGCGCCTAAGGTGGGCATGTATCTCGCCTATTCCAGCGAGGAACTGCTGACCGCGACGGCTGAGGATTTCATCCGGCGCTTGCGCGCAAAGCTCGATGGCCGCGATACAGGCCGCCTACCTGCTGGCATACCCTATAACGACAGCCGATCTGGCGCTCGCTAGTTGCGAGACTGGATGCACCTTCTTCCGCTACACCCATAGTGAAATCGGAGCAAAGAAGGACGGGGGCCGTCCGCACTGGTTCGCCGTACAGCTCTCGTCCAAGGCAGCACAGGGTCCGAGAAGTGGCCACCTATCACGTCTGGCCAACTGCGCTCCTATAGCGGGAATGAACATTGTCGAGATGAGCCATCATGGCAGTGATTGCCTCCGGTACTTTCCGTGCCTCGATTGCTTTCACAATGGCTCTCCGCTCGTCAAGCGCAAACTCGCTGGCGTCAATTCCAAAGTCACATGCGAATTGCGACGTGATGCCCATGATGGTTTCCATCATCAACACAAGCAGGGAATTTTGGCTACAGGCTGCGAGGAGAACGTGAAACTCCGCCGCAGCGGCGAGGCTACCGTTCAGATCGCCGGCCTCCATCGTTTGCTGAACAAGTTCGAGATTCTGATTCAACTTCTCGAGATCGAACGAGGTGCGGCGTTCACATGCCGCGCGAGCTACGACCCCCGACATCCAAAGGCGGACTTCCGATATCTCTCTCACCTGGCCGCCACGCAACCGCAGAACATCGCCCAATGTGGATACGCTCGCACCTACATTGCCATTGCTCACGAAAGCGCCACCGGTATGACCTTTCCTGATTGTCAGCACACCGCCTGCCTCCAGTACGCGCAACGATTCCCTCACTGCATTCCTGCTAACGCCTAACTGCTCAGCCAGGTCTCGCTCACTCGGCAGTTTGTCGCCCGGAGCAAGGTCTCCCGTACTCAACCTGAGACGAATATGATCGAGAATCTTGTCGCCGACCCGTGCAGGCTGTAAGTGGCGAACGGAAAATCCGCTCTGGGTAACGTCCGGTACGAAGCACGCGTGAGATGGGGAGCGGATCGTGGCTTCGGAATCTGTTGCAGTTGGATCTTTCATGTTGTCTCAAAGACGGAAAACCAGCGGACGGAAATCGCTACGATCACCGGAAGCAATCGGCTTTGCATGTTCGATTCAGCGAGAGTGTTCGCGACGATTTTCGCCTTGATGTGCGAGCGCTTAGAGACCGAAGTACAACGACTGCGGCGAACTCACACTCGTCGCCCGGCCGGCTTGACGTGAACCCTGCACTGCGGGCACGCGTGTCTGTGTCATATCTGTCCCGCTCCCAAAAGAAAGGCGGTCCTGCGCGGCCGGCAGGCTCGCGGGATATCCGGGCGCATAGCCAGCATGCTCAAGCGAGACAAGCTCATCACGAACCTGGGCGCGCTGCAGTTCCCCACCCTGCTGCTGCGCTAACGCAAAGATCGGAGCAAGCAGAACGATGCCTGCCACAGCCGAATGTAGTGCTGATCTCATAGTGCAACTCCTTATGCAATTTGGCTTCATTGGACCTACCTTTCAGCCAAGTTTAACGAGCCGACCGACCGCGATTAAGCGTATTTTTAAACAAGCTCTTTTTCAATTCGCGTAACAAAGCGGACCCGACGCCAATGGAAGAACGCCGACATTGGACGTTGCGCCGGCAGAATTGGCATCCGCGCGTCTTTAATATAGGTCTCTGGACGAAGCGCGAAACAATTTTGGGTGCGGCCTCACCGCATCGCGACCGACAACCCGCAAGGGTCCACTGTGGTGGTACTTGCGCAGCGAGAGAAGATGCAAGGAGACCGGAGAGGCTCGAGAGCGCCCCGGTTGGAGGAGGGGCTGCGCGAAGATAGGAGTTAGCGGTTCGCCGCGTGGCGTTATCAGCGCAGTCTGATAAGGCGGCCCGCCTCAATGATTAACGCAAGGCAATTCATGCCACGGTCAAAGCGACCCGTCGTAGACCTCATCTATGTGAATGACAGAGACCCGGCGTTTCGTTGCGG harbors:
- a CDS encoding FadR/GntR family transcriptional regulator, whose protein sequence is MKDPTATDSEATIRSPSHACFVPDVTQSGFSVRHLQPARVGDKILDHIRLRLSTGDLAPGDKLPSERDLAEQLGVSRNAVRESLRVLEAGGVLTIRKGHTGGAFVSNGNVGASVSTLGDVLRLRGGQVREISEVRLWMSGVVARAACERRTSFDLEKLNQNLELVQQTMEAGDLNGSLAAAAEFHVLLAACSQNSLLVLMMETIMGITSQFACDFGIDASEFALDERRAIVKAIEARKVPEAITAMMAHLDNVHSRYRSAVGQT
- a CDS encoding DUF4148 domain-containing protein; protein product: MKPNCIRSCTMRSALHSAVAGIVLLAPIFALAQQQGGELQRAQVRDELVSLEHAGYAPGYPASLPAAQDRLSFGSGTDMTQTRVPAVQGSRQAGRATSVSSPQSLYFGL